The genomic stretch ctctctacagggagcatgcttcttcTCCTGCCtactgctctgcctctctctctctctctctctctgtgtgtgtgtgtgtgtgtgtgtgtgatgaataaatgaataaaaccttattATTAGGAATGGTTCTGGGGTATAGGGCAGCCCCCAGCCTTGGGGTAAATGAGGATGGGGAGCGAGGGGGCATTTGCACACATGGAACTTTATGGAATGGAtagggaaattgaggcccagggaAAGGAAGGGTCTTTCCAGAAGTCACAGGGTAGCCTGGAAGCAGAGAAAGGACCAGAGACAAGGGGAAGGGCCTCCTTCCGATCTCCATGGGGGATTACAGTCAGATGGGGATCCTGGGCAGGGAGTGGGCCCTTTAAATCTTAAGCTCCACCTTTGTTTAGAAGGGTCTTTGGGGGAGTATAAAAGGGGGTGCAGTTCCTCTCTGCTCCAGAAAAGCACCTGCTGCTCCTGCCCACTGGCCCCAGAGCCCTGGCCTTCCTCTAGCCACCCACCACCTCCGCCTGGGAGCCATGCAGCTGCCAGCCTTCGACATGTGGAAGGACTACTTTAACCTGAGCAAGGTGGTGTTGGCACTGATCCAGAGTGGGGGGCAAAGGCCAGAGGCCCAAGGGAATGGGGAGCCGAGACCTGGGCCCCAGCTGGGGCAGGATCAGGGTGTGGGAGGGCTGGGGGCCAGCCGAAGCCTGGCCACCCTGTGCAATTTCTGCAAGCACAATGGGGAATCGCGCCACGTCTACTCCTCACACCAGCTGAAGACCCCAGAGGGTGTGGTGGTGTGCCCCATCCTGCGGCATTATGTGTGTCCCTTGTGCGGGGCCACCGGCGGCCAGGCTCACACGCTCAAGTACTGTCCGCTCAACGGCGGCCAGCAGTCTCTGTACCGCCGCAGTGGCCGCAATTCAGCTGGCCGCAAGGTCAAGCGCTGAGGATCAGGAGGTGCCTACCCCCCTTCTACCCCCAACCCTCCTGGTTTGGTCCCTGCCTAGTCTCTGGACCCTCCCCCTGACTCACCCAGCCCTTTGGAACTTCTGGCTCCCAGAGCTACATCCCTGCGGGATCCTGAAACAACAGGCTGCTGGGGAGCCCCGCCAGCTCTGCCCCCCGGGGCCTCTCAGGCCTGGAGCTCTGTCCTGGGGGTGTCTATGGATTCTTGGTGAGGCAGGACTGCTGCCCTCTGGACTGCAAGGCCTGGTGGCTCCTTCTGGACCACCGTTTGTGGATCTTTAGTCTTTCTGGGGGCCAGTGTCACCAGCAGCCCCATGATCCCATTCCTGGTGGACTTCTTGGATTATTGGACCTAGAGGACCCAGCGTGCTCTCCCAGGCCCAGCCTAAGAACTTGGAGAGAGTGAATGAGACTGGCTTGGACACTCTAGCCCAAGAACATCAAGATGTGATTCTGACTTGAG from Canis aureus isolate CA01 chromosome 1, VMU_Caureus_v.1.0, whole genome shotgun sequence encodes the following:
- the NANOS2 gene encoding nanos homolog 2, encoding MQLPAFDMWKDYFNLSKVVLALIQSGGQRPEAQGNGEPRPGPQLGQDQGVGGLGASRSLATLCNFCKHNGESRHVYSSHQLKTPEGVVVCPILRHYVCPLCGATGGQAHTLKYCPLNGGQQSLYRRSGRNSAGRKVKR